The Ranitomeya imitator isolate aRanImi1 chromosome 3, aRanImi1.pri, whole genome shotgun sequence genome has a window encoding:
- the FAM222B gene encoding protein FAM222B, producing the protein MMNPPSAPYVAPSTLNHPQGLARPQQALQHAQALQHAQNMQQQTLSHSQSLPPGLQHSQSLPHPQTMQHPQGLPQGLQHSQGLQNTQSISQQQALQHTQGVQHTQGVQHTQGVQHTQGVQHTQGVQHTQGVQHTQGVQHTQGVQHTQGVQHTQGVQHTQGVQHTQGVQHTQGVQHALHHAQGLPQTIPRQQSMSQALQHQQNLPTVLQHPQNMSQARQHPQGMHHPQNVGSQHSQSLSQQSTLQHAPGVSHQTLPHPANNILQSGLHGARKLPDADAPPNVTVSTSTIPLSMAATLQQNRPPDLGSIVHQINQFCQARAGLGTTSVCEGQIANPSPISRNLLINASTRVSTHGITMPSCVGTSVDHAAAISSAASGNVPLVNMSRVPTSYPGDLKPIAWNQHQLAHLQQMCGESGGPGKHAQREIAAQGFPGKQNPYQQELCMSQSFGLKPPIEKPTPSPPVNGLPGPLPYTNGHYFQPIWNNILPTPNSDSSGSQDLTMPFHGAQAAGAPMDCAGGAHYRGVGGGPSNQNNLMQTMDYLTGGDFQQSCFRDQSMAPLAKVQRSQMSRAPESADSRSIHIQHPGYR; encoded by the coding sequence ATGATGAATCCCCCTTCGGCTCCATATGTTGCACCTAGCACTTTAAACCACCCTCAGGGGCTTGCACGCCCCCAGCAAGCCCTGCAGCATGCACAGGCCCTGCAGCATGCGCAGAACATGCAACAGCAGACTTTGTCACACTCGCAGAGCCTGCCACCTGGACTGCAGCACTCACAAAGCTTGCCACACCCTCAGACGATGCAGCACCCTCAGGGCCTGCCACAGGGGCTGCAGCATTCTCAGGGTCTGCAGAACACGCAGAGTATATCCCAGCAACAGGCTCTTCAGCATACGCAGGGTGTGCAGCATACGCAGGGTGTGCAGCATACGCAGGGTGTGCAGCATACGCAGGGTGTGCAGCATACGCAGGGTGTGCAGCATACGCAGGGTGTGCAGCATACGCAGGGTGTGCAGCATACGCAGGGTGTGCAGCATACGCAGGGTGTGCAGCATACGCAGGGTGTGCAGCATACGCAGGGTGTGCAGCATACGCAGGGTGTGCAGCATACGCAGGGTGTGCAGCATGCACTGCATCATGCGCAGGGACTTCCACAGACAATACCACGCCAACAGAGCATGTCGCAGGCTCTGCAGCACCAACAGAACCTCCCGACGGTCCTGCAGCACCCTCAGAATATGTCTCAAGCGCGACAACATCCACAGGGAATGCACCATCCACAGAATGTGGGATCTCAACATTCGCAAAGCCTGTCCCAACAATCGACGTTGCAGCATGCCCCTGGAGTAAGTCACCAGACTCTGCCACACCCTGCCAACAACATTCTGCAGTCAGGTTTACATGGAGCGCGAAAGCTGCCTGATGCGGATGCCCCTCCGAATGTGACAGTGTCTACCTCAACTATTCCTCTTTCTATGGCTGCAACCTTGCAGCAAAATAGACCACCAGACCTTGGCAGCATTGTGCACCAGATAAACCAGTTCTGTCAGGCCCGGGCTGGCCTAGGCACTACCTCTGTATGTGAGGGCCAGATAGCCAACCCCAGCCCTATCAGTCGTAACCTGCTTATCAATGCAAGTACCAGGGTTTCCACCCACGGCATCACCATGCCTTCATGTGTTGGAACATCTGTAGACCATGCTGCTGCTATCTCCTCTGCCGCCTCGGGAAATGTCCCCTTAGTGAACATGAGCAGAGTGCCTACTTCATATCCTGGTGATCTCAAACCCATCGCATGGAACCAACATCAGCTCGCTCATCTGCAACAAATGTGCGGAGAGTCTGGTGGTCCTGGGAAACACGCTCAGAGAGAAATTGCTGCCCAGGGCTTTCCTGGTAAGCAGAACCCCTACCAACAAGAACTGTGCATGAGCCAGTCTTTTGGCTTAAAACCCCCAATTGAAAAACCTACTCCTTCCCCTCCTGTGAATGGATTGCCGGGTCCCTTGCCATATACCAATGGACACTATTTTCAACCCATATGGAATAACATTTTGCCTACTCCAAACAGTGACAGTTCGGGATCGCAGGACCTCACTATGCCTTTCCACGGAGCACAGGCAGCTGGTGCACCCATGGATTGTGCCGGGGGTGCTCACTACAGAGGCGTTGGCGGAGGACCATCCAACCAGAACAACTTGATGCAGACCATGGATTACCTAACTGGAGGGGACTTTCAGCAGTCCTGCTTCAGAGATCAGAGCATGGCTCCACTTGCAAAGGTTCAGAGATCCCAAATGAGTAGAGCCCCTGAGTCAGCTGATAGTCGAAGTATTCACATTCAGCATCCAGGGTATAGGTAG